A window of the Thermodesulforhabdus norvegica genome harbors these coding sequences:
- a CDS encoding phage protease yields MRLNRKAYSHARSLIEAGKVDQSSKWSFTTEDENKLLGDPPDWERYGKWFLGVDPEADAETKAHYKYPFGKGGKLYRSALRAIRSRSAQHGHEDIFEASGKLLEMLDAEKEKNRCGSLEFNAYEPGRPVMVLPLGEVRGRDGRYWILERDDAERIVEQIKANGVDIVLDFDHRTYDYPSDGRAAGWFLADSFEVQEDGIYALLELTEAGKQAVESREYRYLSPAFWSQGTRILELESVGLTNIPNIPAIPALNKKEGTMNDDLKREINALKERNETLERELNAVKTERDQALLEINKLKGELEEFKKKELEREINELVEKAIADGKLAPAQKETAIKLGLNSKELLEELINSSPYDFRKLSVPQARDSQDDNNHGLDDATLQVCRMLGLKPEDVAKHAAS; encoded by the coding sequence ATGCGTCTGAACCGCAAGGCCTATTCGCATGCCAGGAGCCTCATTGAGGCAGGGAAGGTAGATCAGTCGTCAAAATGGTCATTCACAACGGAGGACGAAAACAAACTGCTCGGCGATCCGCCGGATTGGGAGCGGTACGGGAAGTGGTTTTTGGGAGTTGACCCGGAGGCAGATGCTGAAACCAAAGCACATTACAAATACCCTTTCGGGAAGGGCGGGAAGCTGTACCGCTCGGCTCTCCGGGCGATTCGCTCAAGATCGGCTCAGCACGGCCATGAGGACATATTCGAGGCCTCCGGGAAGCTGCTGGAGATGCTTGACGCAGAGAAAGAGAAGAACAGGTGCGGTAGCCTGGAGTTCAATGCTTATGAGCCGGGCAGACCGGTGATGGTGCTGCCTCTGGGCGAAGTTCGCGGGAGAGACGGCAGGTACTGGATTCTTGAAAGAGACGACGCAGAGCGGATTGTTGAGCAGATAAAGGCTAACGGCGTGGATATAGTGCTGGATTTTGACCACAGGACTTACGACTACCCATCAGACGGAAGGGCGGCCGGCTGGTTCCTGGCCGATTCTTTTGAAGTGCAGGAGGACGGCATATATGCCCTGCTTGAGCTGACCGAGGCAGGCAAACAGGCGGTGGAGAGCAGGGAATACAGGTATCTATCGCCTGCGTTCTGGAGTCAGGGGACGCGGATTCTTGAGCTCGAGAGCGTCGGGCTCACGAATATTCCAAACATTCCGGCCATTCCGGCACTGAACAAAAAGGAGGGCACAATGAATGATGATCTGAAGAGAGAAATAAACGCTCTAAAAGAGCGAAACGAAACGCTGGAAAGGGAGCTCAATGCGGTGAAGACGGAGCGAGATCAGGCGTTGCTTGAGATTAACAAGCTAAAAGGGGAGCTTGAAGAGTTTAAGAAGAAGGAGCTTGAGAGGGAAATAAACGAATTGGTTGAGAAGGCAATTGCAGACGGAAAACTCGCTCCGGCCCAGAAGGAGACGGCAATCAAGCTCGGGCTGAATTCAAAGGAGCTTCTCGAAGAGCTCATAAACTCAAGCCCTTATGACTTCAGAAAGCTCTCCGTGCCGCAGGCCAGAGATTCTCAGGACGACAACAATCACGGGCTTGACGATGCAACACTTCAGGTCTGCAGGATGCTCGGGCTGAAGCCCGAAGATGTAGCAAAACACGCAGCCAGCTAA